The DNA region aattgagtgtctacagaatACTCCTATTGGACAGAGTTTGGAGAAGATGACCTCTTACTTTGCAAAATGTGTGTCCAAGCCTAATTAAATATGCACCAATTTTGTAACCCCACCATGCaaagaaaagagaaatataCAACTTAGGTCGTGCATCTTCTATTATGATTTACCTTTTATGATGATGATACATTTTGAGGAATCAATTGCATGACAGTAACAACATTCCTACAAAATACCTATACAAGATAGTAACATATCATGCTACAATCATGCCTGTATAGAGACTCCCTACACATTCGTAAGACGATGTGCTTGGGTAGTTCTATTTGTCGATCGAGGATGAATAGATACTCTTTGAGTTAGTATCACCTGCAAAGCACAATTGACAGCAAACAACACACTTGAGTTGTGGTGTATCTTGTGTTTCAACGATAAGGTTTAGATCACAATGATCTAGGGATTACATCGATGACAGAAGTAGAATCCAGACCTTGTTGAATGAAATTCACACTAGGATGAGAATTTGGATTTTTGGCTACACAGGTTTCAATTATTTCGTAATAATGAAAGCCTACAAAAATCACACATTAAGtagttttttgaaaatattaatttcttacgTCACAAAAGATCCATAAGAAACAACATATCAAAGaatttttcatcaaatcaaTGATGAACTATCAAGAAATTGAACTCTCATATCGTAAAATGTTGAGCAACTTTATTTAGAAGTAATAACTAGTCCTCATATCAATAAGATATTGAGCGATTGTTGACAATCATCAAATTCTCACTTAGAAAGACAATGagtaatttattaaatacaaaaattatcatattagCACGATGATGAACAATTTGTGTAGTAACATAGAGTACAACACGCTCCGGCTTCTGACTCATTAAACAATACCAACAATAAACTCAATACGTTGGGGCTACTGATTcatgtaatattaaaaaatgaaccAGGTACGCAAGGGAATCTGGCTCATGAAATGCACGCAAACGAACCTGACATGCTAGGGCTTCCAATTCGTGAATTAAAACAAATGAACCTAGCACGCCAAGGCTATCATTTTATGAAATTGATCAAATGAACCCGACACACAAGGGTTTCCAGTTCATAAAATGCAACAAATGAACCCGACACACTAGGACTACTTGTTCATGAAATGAAACAAATGACCTCGGCACGCAAGAGCTACCGGTTCATGTAATGAAACAAATGAAACCCAACATGCTTAAGGCTGTCGGTTCACAACACATAACCAATGAACCTGGCATGCTATAGTCATGAACGAAACAAATGAATCTAGTACGCTAAGGCTGCAGGTTGATTAACATAGAAGATCGCACTAGAATATGTTGATACATGACGGGTCTAGCACTCTAAGGCTGTTGACTCTCAAGACTGAACAAATCGCTCCCAGATCTACTGACTCACGACAAGTCTAGCACGCTGAGGCTATTGACTTTTGAGACGAGACAGATTGTACTTGTATCTGTTGACACATGACAAGTCTGGAACGCTAAGGCTGCTTACTTTCGAGACGAGAAATATCGTGCCCGAATCTGTTAACACACGACAAGTCCATCACGCCGAGGCTACTAATTATCAAGACAGAACATATCGCTCCTTCATCTGCTAACTCATGATAAGTTTAGTACGCTAAGGCTGCGGACTCTCGAGATAGAACATATTGCTCCCGAATCTGCTGACTCACAACAAGTCCAGCATGCTGAGGCTATTAAATTTCGACACGAGACAAATCGCTCTCAGATTTATTAACACACGACAAGTCCAGCACGCTGAGGCTACTGACTTCCGAGTCTAGACAAATCGCTCTTGGATCTGTTGACACGTGACAACGACTAGAGATAATCTTCACATTCAAATTTGAGGATTCTTCCAAACTTAatagaaaagagaaataaaCAACTCATCGACACGAGGGTGTTTTCCTCTTTGATGCATGAATGCATGCTCGACCCTTGAGGCCACTAATACAACGCATTTTTTAGCCTCAGTTGGTAACAATGAATGCAtgtttgaaaaatcaaaaactcctgaagatttttaaaaattcatgaTGTAAAATGCATGATTAACCTTGGGTTAACATGAATGCAAGCTTAAaaatcaactttataaatataaatatgttttgcCTTCTTGTCCTAAAAATTTAGTGAAGGTTTTGATCCCATTGTCGCCTAATTAGCTCTGGAACGAAACATCTTCGGTGTTACAAGACCCATGAAAAACGCTAGACTGTTTTAGAGGAGGTTTGATGTTTTCACTACTTTTTTCTTGATACGAAAGAAATTGTTTTGGGTTAAATTCATAATCGTATGTTCGTggttgttttcaaaaatagttATTGATAACCGAAGTTTTACTCTCGTAGAAGATTCTGATTTCTTCAGGTCGTTCATTCTTAGACTTGATAGTTTCAGAAATTCATCTACTTCTACACatttttttagagagaaattTCCAAAACTCTAAACTCGAGCAAGCTTTTACTCAGAGTGTTTGGTTGAATCGATACACCTAGCGAGATTTCCCATCGGTGATTTCAAAACCTTAATCATTGTGAGTACAAGGTCTATTTTTTACAATCGGGGTATAATTGGTCGAATCGACACACTTAATGATATTGCCCAATGGTGATTTCAAAACCCCAATCTTCATAAAAGTGACCATCGTTCTTTTTTTGTTGAAGTATCATCGGTATATTTGACAGATCAACATACCTAGAGAGATTACCTAGTCATGTTTTCACTGCCTCAACTTTGTGATGAATATTTTTCTCATTGATTTCTTTTTGCTCGATTGTTCGGCGTTTCAAATCAGTCTCTCTattcatcatttttaaagaaGTCAAACGAGTTCCTTaatcttctcaaccttgagattAAAGTTTGAACGCAAGAACAATTTCGTGGAATCTAAAAGGTCTTAACAATACACGTGAAATGAGAAGGAACTAAGATGAATAATCCTTCGAATGAACTTTTTTAGAGATATTTAAACTCAGTTTGCATCTGAAATAGTCTTTGGTTTATGATTAGGTCAAAGTGAAATAAGAaacaattttattcattttcaatgCATTTTCAATGTTTCTCTTTTAAGGTTCCAAAAGGGTTAAATAACTAAAAGTTAATTGAAAATCTTTTGTCCCGGTGACATTATCATTTTTGGATCAAACTGAGTTTTCCTCTTAAGGAAAGTGTCCCATTTCGAACCAAAATGAAGAATCCATTCTTTCTTGGTTTTTTGATTCCAAAGATATTCCTTAACTTGAATTCCAGTTCTTTTGCACAAGtctaatatttgtttgttttgattgtCCCATGTTTTCCAATCGCCATCCTTAGCTGAATGCAATAGTCCAACGACGTAGAAGATCTCTCCATCCGGTATGATTGCTGACATCCTATCATCCCACCTGACAATGTTCATATCAATTCATAAACATTATATGATGATCATGATTCATGTGATCCATTATAGaatattttaagtgaaaaaGTACTTGTTTCGCATTGTTGGGTAGGCAAGGAGTGGCCCGGTTGATCTATTTTGCTTGTGAATGATATCCACAAATACTCCTTGGTTAAAGTCCATTATACGTGATTTCGGTACAAACATATTTAGCCATGGATGAGGGACATCCCATAGCCCTAGGGATTGAAGTACTAGCTCTTCTACCCTTACCCTATTGAGAAAATCCATGTAGTCTGCGTTTTTCTTGAAGATAAACCCAGGAACATAGCTCAAACCTTCGAACAACTTGTCGCCGTCTTCATCCTGTTgatcaaaaatcaaatcaaatttaattatattttatttaatttgtttatttaaaaaaatgataattataaccTCATTGATTGTATTGGTGTAATTATAATACTTGACTGCCTCCAAACAGTAGAGAATCTTGTGATGGGTAAGCAAGGAGCTAATTTTTGCTACATCATCGGGAGAGAACCACGATTTCCAACTATCTGGAGGGCTATAATCCATTATTAGAGAACCTTCCAAATAATTCAATCCATCATCATTAATAGAGATGAGCTTCTCTTGGTCCCTACTGTAGGCTGAGAAGTCATAGTATATCAGCTTCACCCATTCCACCTGCAAATTGAGAGTTTTATGGCTATAAAGTGTGTTGACATATGCGGgagttttaatttaaactttaatttaaaaatgcatCGAATTGCAATAATAACGGTTTTAATGACAGCcgtttattgtaatttttaccCGTGGAAGATATTATTAGACATGGAGTTTTGGGGATTTTACccaattctttttttataaattctctaCGTGtcacttaaaatataattatttaaccaCTTAAAAACCCAAATgacctattttttttatcaaacaatatcTTAGACAAATCCTAAAAGACCTTTAAAAATTTCAAGATCAAACATGCTCCAAGAAATAACATTATTTAGGAAAGCTCTATATGTACTTCAAGAAATTTTAGATTCAATGTCTGTCTAGATCAGGTCATTGCAAGAATTTCACCTCCATAGGGACCTAAAATTGTCTAAGTACCTTGAGTTTTGttaagaatctaaatgttaTTTGATTAGATCAAGAAgagtgatattttttatatgacgGTCAAATTAGTTGTACCTCGATCCTCTTTTGGGTACCATGCATGTTTTGACtcatgagaatatatatatatatatatatatatatatatatatatatatatatatatatatatatatcaagactTGTATTTAAATGTCTATACACGCAATTATATAGgatttttttacatgttttaaaAAGAACAAGTATAGTGTATGAGTTGGTGTACCTTTGTTGGAGCATTATCCAAACGTATTTTTGCTCTAGTTATGATTCCAAATTGACCTAGACCTCCTAGAACCGCATAAAAGAGCTCGGGATTATTCTTGTTACTGCATGTCACGAGCTCTCCTTTTCCTAATCAAGTAATACTGGCTTATTAAGTCGATAAAAGATAAGAAAAGAGTGCTAGTATccataattaaacaatataattagcataccagttataacatctaattCATATACGTTACTAATTTGTGGCCCGTAACGAAAAGTTTGGCCGCTAATCCCTGCATTGGAGAGTGTGCCACCGACAGTAAGGTAAAGATAATCGGTCCAAGAAACCGGTGAAAGCCCTTGTCTTAGAGTTGTATTAAGAACATCGATCCACAATTGTTCAGCACCAACATCGGCACAAAACCCTAATTCAGGATCCTTGAAAATTCTAATTctattattcttattcttaattACATCATTTAAAGAAGTCATCTCTACTACCACCCCATTTTTCACCATGGCCTGCCCCCTAATCGAGTGGCCACGGCCCTTCCCCGCTACCCTAAATGGGGTTGTGGAGTTGTAAGACAAGCTCACAAGATTCACGATGTCGTCAACAGAAGACGGATAGAGGACTGCGTTGGGCTTTATGTTTATTATCTTACCAAAATCCCTAGACGCTAACTTTATCGCTTTGGCGTCTCTTCGAAGCTTGTTGCCTGGGATCTCGAGAGGGACAAATGAGTCATTCCATGTCATATTTCTTCCATTAATGGATATGAAATGACTGAGAACCATGAGAAAAATGATCATAGATGAAGGCATGATCAGAGAAGAACAGTTAACCATTCTAGGAATAGGAGATATATAGAAACCTGAAAGAGTTCTCTTTTGATTTACTAATTTATGAAGAAAATCGTTGAAGCTGGTAGAGGGTAAACCaggaaaataatttaatgaaaagttaagttaaataaaaaaatgttaaaacttaagctttatattattttcaatatatatatatataattaaatattataatatattaaatattttaaaaaataactaatatattttaaaaaattatctttaaattaaatatattaacatagtctgtcttttcttcttaaaaaaaaaattaataacttacTTTTTGTTAGAAGATCATAGcaatactttttattaaaatatatcaaaatcttaataattaacTATAAAGTATTTCTTTGACAATGATCTCTCCAATTACATCTCATCATAccatgttaaataaatatatatatatatatagattgattagatttattttatattttaatacttaattttaaattatcgaTTCCCGGACAAATTCGGTTATCGACCGAACCCAATAGAATTAAAATCGGTAAAACCGATACAATTACCAGtgaattaatttgtaaaataaagagaaaactCAAACTTAACCTGACTGGTTAACATGTTGTTTGAAACCACTCTAATTCCAATAGTTCAAGCTTTGAGTCactttcttctatttttttttttttaaatatttatgttggtactatatatattagtttttataaaatgaaaatggtTGTAGTAACCTAATTTTTACCTCcccaatttaaaaataaaaataataaaaataaaataataacaattctgagttgttttataataaaaaaaaagacaaacaaatattaattagaaaaaaattggctaaataagaaatatagttagcacaaataaaattaatattcaactTTGCAagtaaaagattaaaaaaaaaaaaactggcATAAGCCAGAAATTGAAGCGCAAATCAAATGCAAGGCCCAAACCGGAAGCGAAAGCTCAAGCAAGCAAAGGCCTAGGCACTTAAGATATATGCCCCGGCCAAGACACGGAAGCCCCAACGCAGAACATGCCCATCGCCCCGGCAACGCCCATTGCGCTTTTTGTTGAAGATGACAAATCCtatcttttcatttttctatcaaatccaACAAACCAAAAgctaaaatgattaaattatgattattttggCGATAAGCCTAGACTTAATTTGCACAAGAGAAATGTCTTTAATGTTATTTGTCTCAACTACAACCGTCTTAGCCACTTACTAAAAAAGGACCACGAGGTCATTTcgaaggaaaaaaatataagaagaaTGAAACTCCCTAAAGAATATTCCACCATTTAAAGCTTccaatcattcttttttttattcgaAAGAGTGGATTAGAGGATGTTCTAATCCACCATAAATCATTCTATAGCTAAAAATATCATCCCAAACTCAATGTATATATGTTATTAGTGAACGGTGTAACACTAGTTTcaaacaattttgatttttttttataattgagtTCTTGGGTTGTTATAAGTTGGAAAATCCTCTATTTAAAGATTGAAAATTAATCTTAGAAATATTTAGAAGACTTTTACCAAATTGAAAAATTCACTTCAAATCAGAAatagtcaaatttaattttaaaatttttaaaaatgggaTTGTTGTTTATGAGCCCTAACTCAAAAATGGCCACACAAAAAAATTTCTAACACATTCTAAATTATGTTAGGAACATTTT from Impatiens glandulifera chromosome 5, dImpGla2.1, whole genome shotgun sequence includes:
- the LOC124937768 gene encoding cytokinin dehydrogenase 2-like, encoding MVNCSSLIMPSSMIIFLMVLSHFISINGRNMTWNDSFVPLEIPGNKLRRDAKAIKLASRDFGKIINIKPNAVLYPSSVDDIVNLVSLSYNSTTPFRVAGKGRGHSIRGQAMVKNGVVVEMTSLNDVIKNKNNRIRIFKDPELGFCADVGAEQLWIDVLNTTLRQGLSPVSWTDYLYLTVGGTLSNAGISGQTFRYGPQISNVYELDVITGKGELVTCSNKNNPELFYAVLGGLGQFGIITRAKIRLDNAPTKVEWVKLIYYDFSAYSRDQEKLISINDDGLNYLEGSLIMDYSPPDSWKSWFSPDDVAKISSLLTHHKILYCLEAVKYYNYTNTINEDEDGDKLFEGLSYVPGFIFKKNADYMDFLNRVRVEELVLQSLGLWDVPHPWLNMFVPKSRIMDFNQGVFVDIIHKQNRSTGPLLAYPTMRNKWDDRMSAIIPDGEIFYVVGLLHSAKDGDWKTWDNQNKQILDLCKRTGIQVKEYLWNQKTKKEWILHFGSKWDTFLKRKTQFDPKMIMSPGQKIFN